A part of Desulfobacter sp. genomic DNA contains:
- the neuB gene encoding N-acetylneuraminate synthase — MQKIFIIAEAGVNHNGSLDRAGEMVRQAALAGADAVKFQTFSPEALVTRHAARADYQKRDLPGQKSQLEMLQGLELSLDAHRELMGTCRRHGIQFLSSPFDLGSIDLLQGLGISRWKIPSGEITNLPYLRKIAALGQEIILSTGMSDINEVGRALEVFRSAGLSPDRVTLLHCNTEYPTPMEDVNLSAMQTMAGAFPGVKIGYSDHTQGIEIPIAAAALGAVVIEKHFTLDKSLSGPDHKASLDVDELKQMVKGIRNVEKALGNGEKTPSPSETKNIAAARKSIVAACNILKGAAFTKSNLAVKRPGTGLSPMKWDEILGTKASRNYNTDDLIEEPDL, encoded by the coding sequence ATCCAGAAGATTTTCATTATTGCCGAAGCCGGTGTAAATCATAACGGCAGCCTGGACCGGGCCGGGGAGATGGTCAGGCAGGCTGCGCTGGCAGGTGCGGATGCGGTTAAATTCCAGACATTTTCTCCAGAGGCCCTGGTTACCAGGCACGCAGCCAGGGCAGATTACCAGAAACGGGACCTGCCGGGGCAAAAGTCACAGCTTGAGATGCTCCAAGGGCTTGAATTGTCCCTTGACGCCCATAGGGAATTGATGGGGACCTGCCGGAGGCATGGGATCCAGTTTCTATCCTCTCCGTTTGATCTGGGCAGCATTGACCTGCTTCAGGGGCTTGGGATCAGCCGATGGAAGATTCCATCGGGGGAGATTACCAACCTTCCCTATTTGAGGAAGATTGCCGCCTTGGGCCAGGAAATTATTCTGTCCACGGGAATGTCGGATATCAATGAGGTGGGAAGGGCCCTCGAGGTTTTCAGATCAGCCGGCCTGTCGCCCGATCGGGTAACCCTGCTGCACTGCAATACGGAGTATCCCACGCCCATGGAGGATGTAAACTTAAGTGCCATGCAGACGATGGCCGGGGCATTCCCCGGCGTTAAAATCGGATATTCCGACCATACCCAGGGAATTGAAATCCCCATTGCCGCCGCGGCGCTGGGTGCCGTTGTCATTGAAAAACATTTTACATTGGACAAATCCCTGTCCGGCCCAGATCATAAGGCCTCTTTGGATGTTGATGAGCTAAAACAGATGGTCAAAGGGATCAGGAATGTCGAAAAGGCCTTGGGCAATGGGGAAAAGACCCCCAGCCCGTCGGAGACAAAGAACATTGCTGCGGCGCGTAAAAGTATTGTTGCGGCCTGTAACATCCTGAAAGGGGCAGCATTTACCAAAAGCAACCTGGCCGTAAAACGGCCGGGCACGGGCCTCAGTCCAATGAAGTGGGATGAGATTCTGGGTACAAAAGCCTCAAGAAATTACAATACCGACGATCTAATAGAAGAGCCGGATCTATGA
- the hisF gene encoding imidazole glycerol phosphate synthase subunit HisF, with product METVRIIPRLDIKGPNLVKGIHLEGLRVLGKPEHFAEYYYINHADELMFVDVVASLYERNSLHDIIKRTAKKIFIPLTVSGGIRSIDDIRGVLRAGADKVSLNTAAIHDPDLIRKASREFGSSTIVVTVEAIKQEDGRYLAYTDNGREHTGIEVVDWAEKAEEMGAGEIVITSVDNEGTGAGFDIELTRAVSKAVTVPVIAHGGAGSPLHVIDVIKKGYADAVSMASILHYHALDEIRESEDFLDEGNTEFLNYGKKSEKFSYTDLISMKGYLADENVYCRP from the coding sequence ATGGAAACCGTCAGAATTATTCCCAGACTGGACATCAAAGGACCCAACCTGGTGAAAGGTATTCACCTTGAAGGGTTAAGGGTATTGGGAAAACCCGAACATTTTGCAGAATATTACTACATTAACCACGCCGACGAACTGATGTTCGTGGATGTGGTCGCCAGCCTATACGAAAGAAACAGCCTTCATGATATTATAAAGCGAACGGCAAAAAAAATTTTTATTCCCCTGACCGTTTCGGGTGGTATCCGGAGTATAGACGATATCCGGGGCGTACTCAGGGCCGGGGCTGATAAAGTGTCATTGAACACTGCGGCCATTCATGATCCGGACCTGATCCGGAAAGCCAGCCGGGAATTCGGCTCATCCACCATTGTGGTCACCGTAGAGGCCATCAAACAGGAAGACGGGCGGTATCTGGCCTATACGGACAACGGCCGTGAGCACACCGGTATTGAGGTGGTGGACTGGGCTGAAAAAGCCGAGGAAATGGGCGCAGGTGAAATCGTTATCACCTCCGTTGACAATGAGGGGACAGGCGCCGGCTTTGACATTGAATTAACCCGGGCGGTGTCAAAAGCGGTTACCGTTCCGGTTATCGCCCACGGTGGTGCGGGCAGCCCCCTGCATGTCATCGACGTGATTAAAAAAGGATATGCCGATGCCGTTTCCATGGCCTCCATTCTTCACTACCATGCCCTTGATGAAATCAGGGAATCAGAGGACTTTCTGGATGAAGGGAATACGGAATTCTTAAATTACGGAAAAAAATCAGAGAAATTTTCCTATACCGACCTGATTTCCATGAAAGGGTATCTGGCAGATGAAAATGTTTATTGCAGGCCGTGA